From one Candidatus Methylacidiphilales bacterium genomic stretch:
- a CDS encoding SDR family oxidoreductase encodes MDTYRPKRLALTGATGVLGFSFIQRVFQHNPRLHASLLLRQASSSFQNAAFQKWLHENQDRISLIEGDVRQLDKRQIDALFKTDGGLWHFAAVTSLTSECEETAREIHEVNATGTERLVEAWLDSPDRSPFYHVSTAYVVGQRNGIIRESESAMNQEFRNPYEASKLEAETSVHRIFSAGGKGAIFRPSVVVNAGRSTSGIKMVDACAYALALALKRDEPFVFRLKESASINLIHGDWVTAAMEDLARLVSGSNNTYHLTAPRPTYFRDIAIILQTIASKLKVSFEPGLSRSDLPSASKIFDKALTEIKQYLDNSLHFDRTNTERDISPDVKEAEMDLGPFVLGRMQTELAHIAAPI; translated from the coding sequence ATGGACACATATCGGCCTAAAAGGCTCGCGTTAACGGGGGCCACGGGAGTTCTGGGTTTTTCCTTTATCCAGCGCGTTTTTCAGCACAATCCCAGGCTCCATGCCAGCCTTCTCCTGCGCCAGGCCTCCAGTTCCTTCCAAAACGCCGCCTTCCAGAAATGGCTCCATGAAAACCAGGACCGCATCTCCCTGATCGAAGGCGACGTCCGGCAACTGGATAAACGCCAGATCGATGCCCTGTTTAAAACAGACGGTGGCTTGTGGCATTTTGCGGCAGTGACCTCGCTGACCTCCGAGTGCGAAGAGACCGCGCGTGAGATTCACGAAGTCAATGCCACCGGAACGGAACGCCTCGTGGAAGCCTGGCTGGACAGCCCGGATCGCAGCCCCTTTTATCATGTCAGCACCGCCTATGTCGTCGGCCAGCGCAACGGCATCATCCGCGAATCGGAAAGCGCAATGAACCAGGAATTCCGCAATCCCTACGAAGCATCAAAACTCGAGGCGGAAACAAGCGTGCACCGGATCTTTTCAGCGGGAGGCAAGGGCGCCATCTTCCGTCCGAGCGTCGTGGTGAACGCGGGCAGGAGCACAAGCGGCATCAAAATGGTCGATGCCTGCGCCTATGCCCTGGCCCTGGCGTTGAAGCGGGACGAGCCTTTTGTTTTCCGGCTGAAGGAAAGTGCGTCCATCAATCTGATACACGGCGACTGGGTGACTGCGGCCATGGAGGATCTGGCGCGCCTGGTTTCCGGCTCCAACAACACCTATCACCTCACTGCCCCTCGCCCGACCTATTTCCGCGACATTGCCATCATCCTGCAGACAATTGCATCCAAACTGAAGGTGAGCTTCGAACCCGGCCTCAGCCGCTCGGATCTGCCCAGCGCCTCTAAAATTTTTGACAAGGCCCTCACGGAAATCAAACAATACCTCGACAACAGCCTCCATTTTGACCGGACCAACACCGAGCGTGACATCTCACCTGATGTGAAGGAAGCCGAGATGGATCTGGGACCGTTCGTTTTGGGCCGGATGCAAACCGAACTGGCCCACATCGCCGCCCCGATCTGA